A region of Salinibacter sp. 10B DNA encodes the following proteins:
- a CDS encoding tail fiber protein: MEPFIGQITMVGFNYAPQGWALCNGQTLPISQNQALFSLLGTYYGGDGRTTFALPDLRGRAPVHQGQGHGRHYSMGQQGGREEETMSIDQMPAHNHPIQITKANIEAHVGEGRGESADSKTPDGSLLGNPTESIYYKDKGPNVSLSKSAISVEAQSGNTGGSQPVSKMQPYTTVNFIIALQGLYPPRS, from the coding sequence ATGGAGCCATTTATCGGACAAATCACCATGGTCGGCTTCAACTATGCCCCGCAGGGCTGGGCCCTGTGTAATGGGCAAACACTTCCGATCTCGCAGAACCAGGCCCTCTTCTCGTTGCTCGGCACCTACTATGGCGGCGACGGACGCACGACCTTCGCGCTCCCCGACCTGCGCGGTCGCGCCCCGGTGCATCAGGGGCAAGGACACGGCCGCCACTACTCAATGGGACAGCAGGGCGGCCGAGAGGAAGAAACAATGAGCATCGACCAGATGCCGGCGCACAACCATCCGATCCAGATCACGAAGGCCAATATTGAGGCACACGTCGGAGAAGGAAGGGGCGAATCGGCGGATTCCAAAACGCCAGACGGTAGTCTCCTTGGGAATCCAACTGAAAGCATCTACTACAAAGACAAAGGCCCGAACGTGTCCCTCTCGAAGAGTGCCATAAGTGTAGAAGCTCAATCAGGCAATACGGGCGGATCTCAACCCGTGTCGAAGATGCAGCCCTACACGACAGTAAACTTCATCATTGCCCTGCAAGGCCTTTATCCGCCCCGGTCCTGA
- a CDS encoding TlpA disulfide reductase family protein, with the protein MITRWSSVLSSLSSFILAILIGGSLSAPAAGQSSAGPQQAPTERQRLAPDFTLEKMSGEPFQLSEHRGEIIVLNFWATWCPPCKQEIPGFIALQKEFREQGVTFVGVSLDKDGFSSVRPYAEKMEINYPLVVDDGTVAAKYGGVRVLPSTVLIGPEGKIRHRKVGFFPEQQLRLQLKTLLGQTDSSGW; encoded by the coding sequence ATGATTACTCGTTGGTCTTCCGTTCTTTCGTCTCTTTCGTCCTTCATTCTGGCCATTCTCATTGGAGGAAGTCTCTCCGCCCCAGCGGCCGGGCAATCCTCTGCCGGGCCGCAGCAGGCCCCCACGGAGAGACAGCGTCTTGCGCCCGACTTTACGCTCGAGAAGATGAGCGGGGAGCCATTTCAGCTTTCCGAGCATCGTGGCGAGATTATTGTTCTGAATTTCTGGGCGACGTGGTGTCCTCCGTGTAAGCAAGAAATTCCGGGGTTCATTGCGCTTCAAAAGGAGTTTCGAGAGCAGGGAGTGACTTTCGTCGGGGTATCGCTCGATAAGGATGGGTTTTCGAGCGTTCGGCCGTACGCCGAAAAGATGGAGATCAATTACCCCTTGGTCGTAGATGACGGCACGGTTGCTGCCAAGTATGGCGGCGTTCGAGTATTGCCTTCCACCGTACTGATTGGGCCGGAAGGGAAGATTCGGCATCGGAAGGTCGGCTTTTTTCCCGAACAGCAGTTGCGTCTCCAGTTGAAAACGCTGTTGGGACAAACGGACTCCAGTGGATGGTAA
- a CDS encoding TlpA disulfide reductase family protein, producing MTTSSTGEGSPSPQHAADSSSTGTETQPVWTFARRVGRFLRRNWMWGAVLAFGVYLWYDISPNIDLPESGPQAPDFTLQRMNGETFQLSEHRGEVVVLNVWATWCPPCRVEIPGFVDLQRQFREDGVTFVGLSVDEEGLAAVRQFAEDQTLNYPQVADRGVAYRKYGSTTTVPRTFVIDKRGQIRYQHTGLLLKGALKPVLEQLTSESGPDG from the coding sequence ATGACGACTTCCTCCACGGGCGAGGGATCGCCATCTCCTCAGCACGCCGCCGACTCGTCGTCCACCGGTACGGAGACGCAGCCGGTCTGGACGTTTGCCAGGCGCGTTGGTCGATTTCTTCGCCGCAACTGGATGTGGGGCGCCGTTCTCGCCTTTGGCGTGTACCTGTGGTACGATATTTCCCCAAACATCGACCTTCCGGAGAGTGGGCCGCAAGCCCCAGATTTTACTCTCCAGCGGATGAATGGAGAGACCTTTCAGCTTTCTGAGCATCGCGGCGAGGTGGTGGTCCTCAACGTATGGGCCACCTGGTGCCCGCCCTGCCGCGTCGAGATTCCCGGGTTTGTGGATCTTCAGCGGCAGTTTCGGGAGGATGGGGTGACCTTCGTCGGCCTCTCGGTAGACGAGGAGGGCTTGGCGGCCGTTCGGCAGTTTGCCGAAGACCAGACGCTGAACTATCCTCAGGTTGCCGATCGCGGGGTGGCGTATCGCAAGTATGGATCTACAACGACCGTTCCGCGAACCTTCGTCATCGACAAGCGCGGACAGATCCGGTACCAGCACACGGGATTGCTCTTGAAGGGGGCGTTGAAACCAGTGCTGGAGCAGCTCACCTCTGAGTCCGGCCCCGATGGCTGA
- a CDS encoding DoxX family protein, protein MHIGSIYAIAALFIGAGLAHFLWPETFVRVVPPYVPRPFLVVYLSGVAEVLGGIGVLVPSVRPYAGWGLILLLCAVFPVHVYMVRHPKAFSQIPLWVLYARLPLQFALMAWVYWAVCRSGI, encoded by the coding sequence ATGCACATCGGTTCGATTTACGCCATCGCTGCCTTGTTTATCGGCGCAGGACTCGCCCATTTTCTGTGGCCAGAGACCTTCGTTCGGGTCGTACCGCCGTATGTCCCACGTCCGTTCTTGGTTGTCTACCTCAGCGGTGTTGCCGAAGTCCTGGGAGGCATCGGGGTTCTCGTTCCCAGTGTCCGGCCATACGCGGGCTGGGGGCTCATCCTGCTGCTATGTGCCGTCTTCCCGGTACACGTCTACATGGTGCGTCACCCGAAGGCCTTTTCTCAGATCCCACTCTGGGTGCTCTACGCTCGGCTGCCGTTACAATTCGCATTGATGGCCTGGGTGTACTGGGCAGTGTGCCGGTCCGGCATCTGA
- the purB gene encoding adenylosuccinate lyase — protein MIDRYTRPPMADLWSEEQKFQSWLDVELAACAAWSEIGAIPPEDVETLYDEADFDVDRIKEIEKETKHDVVAFTRAVSETLGEEKKWVHYGLTSTDVVDTAYMVRIKKANSLIRTQLDRMIDVLAEKAREHKETLTMGRTHGVHAEPTTFGLKMARFYDEMNRHKERFERAAEEMRVGKLSGAVGTFAHIPPEVERYTCERLGLKPATISTQVLSRDRHANYLSVIAGIGATLEKMAVEVRHLQRSEVREAEESFSAGQKGSSAMPHKRNPVGSENITGCARLLRGYMNSEFDNVALWHERDISHSSVERIVLPDATTLLHYALRRFSGIIDNLVVYEDTMRENMEETYGLYNSQRLMLKLIDKGLNREDAYDRVQPLAMTAWEEERPFQEVVAEAEEITEVLSDEEIEDVFDPRYHVRNVDRIFRRVGLEE, from the coding sequence ATGATTGATCGTTATACCCGCCCGCCCATGGCGGATCTCTGGAGCGAAGAGCAGAAGTTTCAGTCCTGGCTCGACGTAGAACTCGCCGCCTGTGCCGCGTGGAGCGAGATTGGCGCCATTCCGCCCGAGGACGTGGAGACGCTCTACGATGAAGCCGACTTCGACGTCGATCGCATCAAGGAAATCGAGAAGGAGACGAAGCATGACGTGGTGGCCTTTACGCGAGCCGTCAGCGAGACGCTGGGGGAGGAGAAGAAGTGGGTGCACTACGGCCTCACCTCCACCGACGTGGTGGATACTGCCTACATGGTGCGCATCAAGAAGGCCAACAGCCTCATCCGCACCCAGCTGGACCGGATGATCGACGTACTGGCGGAGAAGGCCCGAGAGCACAAGGAGACGCTCACCATGGGGCGCACGCATGGGGTGCATGCCGAGCCGACGACGTTCGGCCTCAAGATGGCCCGCTTCTACGACGAAATGAATCGCCATAAGGAGCGCTTTGAGCGAGCGGCCGAGGAGATGCGCGTGGGCAAACTCTCGGGAGCGGTGGGGACGTTTGCCCACATTCCGCCGGAGGTGGAACGGTACACCTGTGAGCGCCTCGGCCTCAAGCCCGCTACTATCTCCACGCAGGTCCTCTCGCGCGATCGGCACGCGAACTACCTCAGCGTCATCGCCGGCATTGGCGCCACGCTCGAAAAGATGGCCGTAGAGGTGCGGCACTTGCAGCGGAGCGAGGTACGGGAGGCGGAAGAATCGTTCAGTGCGGGGCAGAAGGGGTCGTCGGCCATGCCGCACAAGCGAAATCCTGTGGGTTCCGAGAACATTACCGGGTGTGCGCGGCTTCTGCGCGGCTACATGAACAGCGAGTTTGACAACGTGGCCCTGTGGCACGAGCGCGACATCAGCCACTCGTCGGTCGAGCGCATTGTGTTGCCGGACGCGACCACGCTCCTGCACTACGCGCTCCGCCGCTTCAGCGGCATTATCGACAACCTCGTCGTCTACGAGGACACGATGCGCGAAAACATGGAGGAGACGTACGGCCTCTACAACAGCCAGCGCCTCATGCTGAAGCTCATCGACAAGGGCTTGAACCGGGAGGATGCCTACGACCGTGTGCAGCCCCTCGCCATGACGGCATGGGAGGAGGAGCGCCCGTTTCAAGAGGTCGTGGCCGAGGCCGAAGAGATTACCGAGGTGTTGTCCGACGAGGAGATTGAGGACGTATTCGACCCGCGGTACCACGTGCGGAATGTGGATCGGATCTTCCGGCGGGTGGGGCTGGAAGAGTGA
- a CDS encoding cadherin domain-containing protein — translation MTIDDGSGTSQSLSQVYGFTDSGYDGHWLHADFDSQAWPSGSTITVKNGSTDPLGFCAIEVSGLEKSNAVDVTSGNFNPSRNINAFSGSVTTTQAQELLLGITSFGFDGVIFADPGANFTKIAETDNGNTPDDGNAEGNLMLATREVSSKGTYESTAFLEAQDFWNASIIGLKIQANASPTFTAGSSTSLSVDEDAAATSLNSQLEVDDPDGGQTLEWTVSAAPSNGSLSGFPTTAGSGTEVQPSGLTYDPNPDVSGSDAFDVQVSDGNGGSATITVNVTVNNLPPAFNSSNSASVPESSTGTVLDVNADDGGEGSNDSGVNYTLSGGADEGVFNIDVNTGELTLDTALDYENPTDSDGNNDYVVEVSADDGESSNNIATQTITVTVTDVNDPPTLALGSTSGSVDENNSPPNVLTSITINDPDGGTNNLSLSGPDAGDFNINGSNELEFTATADFESKSSYDVTVEVSDPNAGTDSQDFTLSITDVPDLQITDGASQNLDFTAQVSPGSDDNPVGLLKLVAEETGAAFTGATISNNAPGVSGIKRAALYWSTDQNFDPGSSDPLLAAFDVTDNSAEATFTFSGFNQPVPSSNGFFFLAIDVASSAPDTDVRFSLDGLTVSKSEIATVNGTSQSSFSALPLSNGSTALPVELARFDATTSKTDGVTLQWQTISETDNAGFDVQRRVASAHGGRRIGSSVKPSRRDGLTEDQTWQTVGSVDGAGTTTEAQSYHFEDADVPYAADSLTYRLKQVDTNGTTSYSDPLTVSRPSVQRVQLLGTSPNPARTQAMVRFAIPKGSSKHVALHLYDVMGRQVRTVQTTAEPGRHTLQFTTDHLSSGVYFLRLQAGSTVRTQRLTVVR, via the coding sequence GTGACTATTGACGACGGGAGCGGGACGAGTCAGTCTCTCTCGCAGGTGTACGGCTTTACCGATAGCGGATATGACGGTCACTGGTTGCATGCGGACTTCGACTCGCAGGCCTGGCCGAGTGGGTCGACGATCACCGTCAAAAACGGGAGCACCGACCCACTCGGGTTTTGTGCAATTGAGGTCTCGGGGTTGGAAAAATCGAATGCGGTCGACGTGACGAGTGGAAATTTCAACCCTTCTCGGAACATAAACGCCTTTTCCGGCAGCGTGACGACGACGCAGGCGCAAGAGCTCTTGCTCGGAATCACGAGCTTCGGGTTCGATGGCGTCATATTTGCAGATCCCGGAGCTAACTTTACCAAGATTGCAGAGACGGACAACGGGAACACCCCCGATGACGGCAACGCAGAAGGCAATTTGATGCTTGCCACCCGAGAGGTGAGTTCGAAAGGAACGTATGAATCGACGGCGTTCCTGGAAGCTCAAGACTTCTGGAACGCGTCTATCATCGGACTCAAAATCCAGGCGAACGCCTCCCCCACCTTCACCGCCGGTTCGAGCACGTCGCTGAGCGTCGACGAAGACGCGGCGGCCACGTCCCTCAACTCGCAATTGGAGGTGGACGACCCCGACGGGGGCCAAACGCTGGAGTGGACCGTATCGGCGGCCCCGTCCAACGGCAGCCTGTCTGGATTCCCAACCACTGCCGGCAGTGGAACCGAAGTGCAGCCCTCCGGCCTCACGTACGATCCGAACCCCGACGTCAGCGGCTCGGACGCCTTTGACGTGCAGGTATCCGACGGCAACGGCGGCTCGGCCACCATCACCGTAAACGTCACCGTCAATAACCTTCCGCCCGCGTTCAACTCGTCCAACTCGGCCTCCGTCCCTGAGAGCAGCACCGGCACGGTCCTGGACGTCAACGCCGACGATGGCGGCGAGGGAAGCAACGACAGTGGAGTCAACTACACACTCAGCGGCGGTGCGGATGAGGGAGTGTTCAACATCGACGTGAACACTGGTGAACTGACTCTTGACACCGCGCTCGACTACGAAAATCCCACCGACAGCGACGGCAACAACGACTACGTGGTGGAGGTCAGCGCCGACGACGGCGAATCGAGCAACAACATCGCCACACAGACAATCACCGTCACCGTGACGGATGTCAACGATCCGCCGACGCTTGCCCTCGGCTCCACGAGCGGATCGGTCGACGAAAACAACAGCCCCCCGAACGTCCTGACCAGCATTACGATCAACGATCCGGACGGCGGAACCAATAATCTTTCGCTCAGCGGCCCCGATGCCGGGGACTTCAACATCAACGGCAGCAATGAGCTCGAATTTACTGCGACGGCCGACTTCGAGTCAAAAAGCAGCTACGACGTGACCGTCGAGGTCAGCGACCCAAATGCTGGCACCGATAGCCAGGACTTCACCCTCTCGATTACCGACGTGCCGGACCTTCAAATCACCGACGGCGCCTCGCAGAATCTGGACTTCACCGCCCAGGTGTCGCCGGGCTCCGATGACAATCCGGTCGGTCTCTTGAAGCTCGTCGCCGAGGAAACTGGGGCGGCCTTTACTGGGGCAACCATCTCAAACAATGCTCCTGGTGTCTCCGGCATCAAGCGCGCGGCGCTCTACTGGTCGACCGACCAAAATTTTGACCCGGGGAGTAGCGACCCGCTGCTCGCCGCCTTCGACGTGACTGACAATAGCGCCGAGGCAACATTCACGTTCAGTGGCTTCAACCAGCCAGTGCCTTCCTCGAACGGCTTCTTCTTCCTCGCGATTGACGTTGCCTCCAGCGCCCCCGACACCGACGTCCGCTTCTCCCTCGACGGGCTAACGGTGAGCAAAAGCGAGATCGCGACGGTGAATGGAACCAGCCAGTCGAGCTTCTCGGCACTGCCGCTCTCAAACGGCTCGACGGCCTTGCCGGTGGAGTTGGCTCGCTTCGACGCAACGACGAGCAAAACCGACGGGGTGACCCTTCAGTGGCAAACGATTTCGGAGACCGACAACGCTGGATTTGACGTGCAGCGCCGCGTAGCAAGTGCCCATGGGGGGCGCCGGATCGGGAGCTCCGTTAAGCCGTCTCGACGAGACGGCCTGACTGAAGATCAGACATGGCAGACCGTTGGATCCGTGGACGGCGCCGGCACGACGACCGAGGCGCAGTCCTACCACTTCGAGGACGCCGACGTCCCGTACGCCGCCGACTCACTGACGTACCGTCTTAAGCAGGTCGATACCAACGGGACAACCAGCTACTCTGACCCGCTCACAGTGTCTCGCCCCTCGGTACAGCGGGTGCAGCTCTTGGGCACGTCTCCAAATCCAGCCCGCACGCAGGCAATGGTTCGATTTGCGATTCCGAAAGGCTCATCCAAGCACGTAGCCTTACACCTCTACGACGTCATGGGACGGCAGGTGCGCACGGTACAAACCACCGCCGAACCCGGACGGCACACCCTTCAGTTCACGACCGATCACTTGTCGAGCGGCGTGTACTTCCTGCGACTGCAGGCCGGATCCACTGTCAGAACCCAGCGGCTTACCGTGGTGCGCTAG
- the cysS gene encoding cysteine--tRNA ligase, translated as MSPPTFRLYNTLTHETEPVEPIEEEHLRFYSCGPTVYTYAHIGNFRSFITADLIRRTAEAIGWDVTNVSNITDVGHLTQDDLVDPGGADKMQQALEREGERFANINDLARHYTEAFLDDWRALNLREPEVRPRATEHVTDQLHAVIELVEKGHAYTTDQGVYFSVESFDDYGHLSGNTEAQQLQATDRDVVEDPDKRDPRDFALWKHDPDHLMHWHSPWGWGYPGWHIECSVMGMRYLGDRFDLHTGGEDLIFPHHECEIAQNQSLAGHKVINYWVHTRFLQVEGEKMSKSKGNFYTVRDLINPGPDDDHVPDPIRAQGGVDPLALRYTLLQGQYRKPFNFTLDTLRTAARHVQRFQEASDRVDEAMEADVDGPDPIGPQLGDIYDRMLEAMCDDLNTPAATAAALEGVKTIEQADSLSSAAAHSARHWLDRTNDLLGIVEPEHDADASSASSGNDALSGDHIADSVDELLDEREAARSDGEYARADAIRDTLEALGIEVMDTPEGTEWRHKTDL; from the coding sequence ATGTCGCCACCTACCTTCCGCCTCTACAACACGCTGACGCACGAAACGGAGCCCGTCGAGCCCATTGAGGAGGAGCATCTCCGCTTCTATAGCTGCGGGCCGACGGTCTACACCTACGCCCACATCGGCAACTTCCGCTCCTTCATTACGGCGGACCTCATCCGCCGCACGGCCGAGGCAATTGGGTGGGACGTGACGAACGTAAGCAACATCACGGACGTGGGCCACCTCACGCAGGATGACCTCGTGGACCCTGGCGGCGCGGATAAGATGCAGCAGGCCCTGGAGCGAGAAGGCGAGCGGTTCGCCAACATCAATGACCTCGCCCGTCACTATACGGAGGCATTTCTGGACGACTGGCGCGCCCTTAACCTGCGCGAACCGGAGGTCCGTCCCCGAGCCACCGAGCACGTGACCGATCAGCTCCACGCCGTGATTGAGCTCGTGGAAAAGGGACATGCCTACACCACGGACCAGGGCGTGTACTTCAGCGTGGAGAGCTTCGACGACTACGGCCACCTCAGCGGCAATACGGAAGCCCAACAGCTCCAGGCCACCGACCGCGACGTGGTGGAAGATCCCGATAAGCGCGATCCGCGCGACTTTGCGCTCTGGAAGCACGACCCCGATCACCTGATGCACTGGCACAGTCCGTGGGGATGGGGCTACCCGGGCTGGCACATTGAATGCTCAGTGATGGGCATGCGCTACCTCGGCGACCGGTTCGACCTCCACACAGGCGGGGAGGACCTCATCTTTCCCCACCACGAGTGCGAGATCGCCCAGAACCAGTCGCTGGCCGGGCACAAGGTCATCAACTACTGGGTGCACACCCGCTTCCTACAGGTCGAAGGGGAGAAAATGTCGAAGTCGAAGGGCAACTTTTACACCGTCCGCGACCTCATCAATCCCGGACCGGACGACGACCACGTCCCCGACCCCATCCGCGCGCAGGGAGGTGTTGATCCTCTCGCTCTCCGATACACCCTCCTACAAGGCCAGTACCGTAAGCCGTTCAACTTCACGCTCGACACCCTCCGCACTGCTGCCCGGCACGTGCAGCGTTTCCAGGAAGCGTCCGACCGCGTGGACGAAGCGATGGAGGCCGACGTTGATGGGCCGGACCCAATCGGTCCCCAGCTTGGAGACATCTATGACCGCATGCTGGAAGCCATGTGCGACGACCTGAACACGCCGGCCGCCACCGCGGCCGCACTGGAGGGGGTAAAGACGATCGAACAGGCCGATTCGCTCAGCAGCGCCGCGGCCCACAGTGCTCGCCACTGGCTGGACCGCACAAACGATCTTCTCGGCATCGTAGAGCCGGAGCATGATGCAGATGCCTCGTCCGCTTCTTCCGGCAACGATGCGCTCTCCGGCGACCATATTGCCGACTCTGTAGACGAGTTGCTCGACGAGCGCGAAGCCGCCCGCTCCGACGGCGAATACGCCCGGGCCGACGCCATCCGCGATACGCTGGAGGCACTCGGCATTGAGGTGATGGATACCCCCGAGGGCACAGAATGGCGTCACAAAACGGACCTGTAG
- a CDS encoding S24 family peptidase, translating to MGRKKLTAKQHEFLQFLIDYTREHDVWPTYREIIDHFGYSSPNSVTQNLKALHRKGHLTRNEDGFHLAERYKEKNEPGIPIKGVISAGTLQEAVEADLGTITLDMLFSNLDRIFAIRVSGQSMRGAEIHDGDYVLLIDEDIPEGGIGAVLYNGETSLKRVFHDEDGLRLEPCNPEYDDIHIQPDVFEEVTILGRYVGHMSDDGIYRNSGSGVV from the coding sequence ATGGGTCGGAAAAAGCTTACCGCCAAACAGCACGAATTTCTGCAGTTTCTGATTGACTACACACGTGAGCACGACGTGTGGCCGACCTATCGGGAAATTATCGATCACTTTGGGTACAGCTCCCCGAACAGCGTCACCCAAAACCTGAAGGCGCTGCACCGAAAGGGACACCTCACTCGCAATGAGGATGGCTTCCATCTCGCAGAGCGTTATAAAGAAAAGAACGAGCCGGGTATTCCCATTAAAGGAGTCATCTCGGCAGGCACGTTGCAGGAAGCCGTAGAGGCAGACCTGGGGACCATTACCCTCGACATGCTTTTTTCCAACCTTGATCGCATCTTCGCCATTCGGGTGTCGGGGCAGTCGATGCGCGGCGCCGAAATCCACGACGGTGACTACGTGCTCCTTATTGACGAGGACATCCCTGAGGGCGGTATCGGGGCGGTGCTCTACAACGGCGAAACATCGCTGAAACGCGTCTTCCACGACGAAGACGGCTTGCGGCTAGAACCCTGCAACCCTGAATACGACGACATCCACATTCAGCCGGATGTTTTCGAGGAGGTCACGATCCTCGGACGATATGTGGGGCACATGAGTGACGACGGGATTTACAGAAATTCCGGTAGCGGTGTGGTTTAA
- a CDS encoding thioredoxin family protein, giving the protein MISLPAYGQGLAPGGGSSSAAQGDVEWRAESEPSAARSGERLTIRFHGRVTEGWHTYALDSPAGRPLAITFEAVPPGLTVERPLRQSRPTTQYDPNFDSQARYLNGQFEVRAALAVGPEASRGPDTLTASVRYMVCNDRLCMPPQTTSISVPITVADGTPREAFEQARFEGLVAPASDSTSGTDADTTTAVSGAGGEQRTQGLWGLLLLATGAGLGALFMPCLFPMIPLTVSYFTKHADGPGETLRLAGVYGLTIIATFTGLGALAAALLGASGAQVVAANPWVNLAIGGTLLAFALSLLGLYELRLPSGLLNALNRSSNAYGGYVGVVFMALTLTVVSFSCTAPFVGGLLAAAAQGTWIDPVVGMLAFSTVIALPFVGFALFPSGLRQLPTSGHWMHTLKVTFGFIELVAALKFFSNADLVWGTGLLSRSLVIAFTVVLLGLAGLHLLGKLPLATGGAPQSEAAGDESAAGGPVRIGVGRLFAAMLFLGGALYVAPGLWGASLGSLDAYLPPRDSSTRLVTEAASGGASPSVSQLDWNMDDIEAALTDARTGGQPLFVDFSGYTCTNCREMETNVFPEPVVAAHLREDLALLRLHTDDAERGPTLRQFQRELTGTVALPTYAIITPDKQVLAQHQGMASPRTFDEFLERGIEAARSEEPKRES; this is encoded by the coding sequence ATGATTTCTCTGCCGGCATACGGGCAGGGATTGGCGCCGGGGGGCGGGTCGTCGAGTGCTGCGCAGGGCGATGTGGAGTGGCGCGCCGAGAGCGAGCCCTCCGCTGCACGTTCGGGCGAGCGCTTGACGATTCGCTTTCACGGGCGAGTGACCGAGGGATGGCACACGTACGCGCTGGATTCGCCGGCGGGACGGCCGTTGGCGATTACCTTCGAGGCGGTGCCCCCCGGCCTGACGGTCGAGCGTCCCCTTCGCCAGTCTCGGCCGACGACCCAGTACGATCCCAACTTCGATTCCCAGGCGCGCTACCTGAACGGGCAGTTTGAGGTACGGGCAGCCCTCGCCGTGGGGCCGGAGGCATCGCGCGGTCCCGATACCTTGACGGCGTCGGTTCGCTACATGGTGTGCAACGACCGGTTGTGCATGCCGCCCCAGACGACGTCGATCTCGGTTCCGATTACGGTTGCGGACGGGACGCCGCGCGAGGCCTTCGAGCAGGCCCGCTTCGAGGGACTGGTGGCCCCGGCCTCCGATTCGACCTCCGGGACCGACGCGGATACGACGACCGCCGTTTCGGGCGCCGGTGGTGAGCAGCGAACGCAGGGTCTCTGGGGGCTTCTACTGCTCGCCACCGGTGCGGGGCTGGGCGCCCTCTTCATGCCGTGCCTGTTCCCGATGATTCCCCTCACGGTCTCCTACTTTACGAAGCACGCCGACGGCCCCGGGGAGACCCTCCGATTGGCGGGGGTGTACGGCCTCACAATCATCGCCACGTTCACTGGACTTGGGGCCCTGGCCGCGGCGCTTTTAGGCGCCTCCGGGGCGCAGGTCGTCGCGGCGAATCCGTGGGTGAACCTTGCGATTGGGGGCACGCTGCTAGCGTTCGCCCTCTCGCTGCTCGGGCTGTACGAACTCCGCCTGCCGTCCGGACTGCTCAATGCCCTCAACCGGTCCTCCAATGCCTACGGCGGATACGTGGGCGTCGTCTTCATGGCGCTCACGCTCACCGTCGTCTCCTTTTCGTGCACGGCACCGTTTGTGGGTGGCCTCCTGGCGGCCGCCGCACAGGGCACGTGGATTGATCCGGTGGTGGGAATGCTCGCCTTCTCGACGGTGATTGCCCTACCTTTTGTGGGGTTTGCGCTCTTTCCGAGCGGCCTTCGTCAATTGCCGACCTCCGGTCACTGGATGCACACCCTCAAGGTGACGTTCGGGTTCATCGAGCTGGTCGCCGCGCTCAAGTTCTTCTCGAACGCCGATCTCGTGTGGGGCACGGGGCTGCTCTCACGGTCCCTGGTGATTGCATTTACCGTCGTGCTGCTCGGGCTGGCGGGGCTGCATCTGCTCGGGAAGCTGCCACTCGCAACCGGCGGGGCTCCGCAATCCGAGGCGGCGGGCGACGAGAGTGCAGCGGGTGGGCCGGTGCGGATTGGCGTAGGACGCCTCTTTGCGGCAATGCTGTTTTTGGGAGGCGCCCTCTACGTGGCACCGGGGCTTTGGGGAGCGTCGTTGGGCAGCCTCGATGCGTATCTGCCCCCGCGCGACTCCTCTACCCGTCTTGTGACGGAAGCAGCGTCCGGAGGGGCGTCACCGTCGGTTTCCCAGCTCGACTGGAATATGGATGACATCGAGGCGGCATTGACCGACGCTCGGACCGGTGGGCAGCCCCTCTTCGTCGACTTTAGCGGCTACACGTGCACCAACTGTCGGGAGATGGAGACGAACGTCTTTCCCGAGCCCGTCGTGGCCGCCCACCTGCGAGAGGACCTTGCCCTGCTGCGGCTCCACACCGACGACGCCGAACGAGGACCGACGCTTCGACAATTCCAGCGCGAGCTCACCGGGACGGTCGCCCTTCCCACCTACGCCATCATCACCCCCGACAAGCAGGTGCTTGCGCAGCATCAGGGCATGGCTTCTCCGAGGACTTTCGACGAGTTTTTGGAACGAGGGATCGAGGCGGCTCGCTCCGAGGAGCCCAAGCGCGAATCCTGA